In Citrus sinensis cultivar Valencia sweet orange chromosome 2, DVS_A1.0, whole genome shotgun sequence, a single genomic region encodes these proteins:
- the LOC127899767 gene encoding chaperonin CPN60-2, mitochondrial-like, protein MREDAEVPDQRQGARMAIDALVGNLYSTAQPITSFEQIALFGTAAANGDRVIGELIAKAFEKGWGNNLHVLADRKTPPSIELQLYWGMTLDRGYLSPYFITNHKTKECVLRDPYIMILEKKVSNCVFFDLLTEIGPVRRYNGTDVLIIAEDIENDLLASLVLNGVATATKACVIKPPGFGESRKASLRDIAKFTYGKVMTGKDFECVSLGHAEKITVSKDQTVILLCKACIGHEKLLQWRFTMENLQDFPEESCTKHSYLAAVIKVCGSNKAEVREKKDRVANAINAVKAAKEGVVSVMSLLYACKELDKLQTANHGQKIGVQAIQYALEMLVSAIAYSAGVDGSVVSKLLEGSKPKPLGKGENADMLMPEIVFPLKTIRAVLVEATSEMLARL, encoded by the exons ATGCGGGAGGATGCGGAAGTGCCAGACCAAAGACAAGGGGCTAGAATGGCAATTGATGCACTTGTGGGAAATTTATACAGCACAGCACAACCCATCACATCATTCGAACAAATAGCCCTG tttGGAACGGCTGCAGCAAATGGTGACAGAGTGATTGGCGAGCTCATAGCCAAGGCTTTTGAGAAAGGTTGGGGAAACAATCTTCATGTGTTAGCT GATCGGAAAACACCACCCAGTATTGAACTTCAGTTGTATTGGGGAATGACCCTAGACAGGGGCTATTTGTCACCTTACTTCATCACCAATCATAAGACGAAAGAATGT GTTTTACGAGATCCTTATATCATGATCCTTGAGAAAAAGGTTTCGAACTGCGTCTTCTTTGACTTATTGACAGAGATTGGACCAGTTAGAAGATATAATGGCACAGATGTACTGATCATTGCTGAAGATATTGAAAATGATCTCCTAGCAAGTCTTGTCTTAAATGGAGTGGCTACAGCAACCAAG GCTTGTGTCATAAAACCTCCTGGATTTGGAGAAAGTAGGAAGGCTAGCCTTCGGGACATTGCCAAATTCACGTATGGGAAG gTCATGACAGGAAAAGATTTTGAATGCGTATCTCTTGGCCATGCTGAGAAG ATTACGGTATCAAAGGATCAGACGGTTATCCTTCTTTGTAAGGCTTGCATAGGACACGAAAAG TTGTTACAGTGGAGATTCACAATggaaaatttacaagattTCCCTGAAGAGAGCTGTACAAAGCACTCTTATCTCGCTGCTGTTATAAAG GTCTGTGGAAGTAATAAAGCTGAAGTGCGTGAAAAGAAGGATAGAGTTGCTAATGCCATAAATGCTGTCAAGGCTGCAAAGGAAGGAGTTG TTAGTGTGATGTCACTTTTATATGCCTGCAAGGAGTTGGATAAATTGCAAACTGCTAACCATGGTCAGAAGATTGGTGTTCAAGCTATCCAATATGCTCTTGAg ATGCTGGTGAGCGCGATTGCTTATAGCGCTGGAGTTGATGGGTCAGTTGTTAGCAAGCTACTCGAGGGATCCAAGCCTAAACCCCTCGGTAAAG GTGAAAATGCAGATATGCTTATGCCAGAAATTGTTTTTCCATTGAAAACCATAAGAGCAGTCTTGGTGGAGGCTACAAG TGAGATGTTAGCAAGACTTTGA